From Scatophagus argus isolate fScaArg1 chromosome 10, fScaArg1.pri, whole genome shotgun sequence, a single genomic window includes:
- the slc2a15a gene encoding solute carrier family 2 member 15a has translation MYGIIHLFLDEIYIYNPAHLIPSFSFCLQQLTGSLLAVAFLTSFGSSMLYGYNLAVVNSPAVYIKDFYNKTALDRNGTGLSEETLTLMYSLTVSVFAIGGLLGSLIVGILVTRFGRKGTVVNTTVLVFIAGTLMGFSRICSSPEMVIIGRFITGIHSGISLSVVPMYLGEIAPKNLRGFLGLVPSIFIGTGVFAAQILGLHELLGKEEHWPVFLSVVVLPTFIQLMLLPWFPESPRYLLIEKHNVHATITALKWYRVKCNIQAEIEEMQEEQRSLSSVETLSVWKLLLDDTVRWQVLSVVVINIGMQLSGIDAIWFYTNDIFENAGVPAPEIQYTTAGTGIIEIIAGLIGCFTIEKLGRRPLMIGGFATMGICSAGITLALILQTHLSFMRYISVCCVVGIIAGFCIGPAGVPFLITAELFKQSHRPAAYIVGGSLNWLSNFTVGFVFPFLQMSAGSYCYLVFGAICLSVAMYVYIVIPETKNKTFMEISRMFSKKEAVLETQGLIHGDQLKLKKMNGYGGVEHASLEFDSSSSVP, from the exons ATGTATGGAATCATACACCTTTTTCTGGATGAAATCTACATTTACAACCCTGCACATCTTATCccatctttctccttctgtctgcagcagctaACTGGCTCTTTGTTGGCAGTGGCATTCCTCACCTCCTTTGGGAGCTCCATGCTTTATGGCTACAATCTGGCTGTGGTCAACTCCCCTGCTGTG TACATAAAGGACTTTTACAACAAGACAGCACTGGACCGTAATGGAACAGGACTCAGTGAGGAGACCTTGACCCTCATGTactctctcactgtgtctgtcttcGCTATTGGAGGTCTGCTGGGCTCCCTCATTGTGGGCATACTGGTCACTCGCTTTGGCAG GAAAGGCACAGTAGTAAACACAACAGTGCTGGTGTTCATTGCTGGCACACTCATGGGCTTTAGCAGGATTTGTAGTTCACCTGAGATGGTCATCATTGGCCGCTTCATCACAGGAATTCACTCAG GGATCTCTCTTAGTGTTGTACCAATGTACCTGGGTGAGATAGCGCCAAAAAACCTGCGAGGCTTCCTTGGTCTTGTGCCGAGTATCTTTATTGGCACCGGAGTCTTCGCTGCCCAAATCCTCGGCCTCCATGAGCTTTTAGGAAAG GAGGAGCACTGGCCCGTCTTTCTTTCAGTGGTGGTGCTGCCCACCTTCATCCAGTTgatgctgttgccatggttccCAGAAAGCCCCAGGTACCTGCTGATTGAAAAGCACAATGTCCATGCCACCATCACAG CTCTGAAGTGGTACAGAGTCAAATGTAACATCCAGGCTGAGATTGAAGAGATGCAAGAGGAGCAGCGGTCCCTGTCATCAGTGGAGACGCTGTCAGTATGGAAACTGTTGCTGGATGATACAGTCCGCTGGCAGGTGCTCAGTGTGGTGGTCATCAACATCGGCATGCAGCTGTCTGGCATTGATGCT ATCTGGTTCTATACCAATGACATCTTTGAGAATGCAGGTGTCCCAGCACCAGAGATCCAGTATACCACAGCAGGAACAGGAATAATAGAGATCATCGCTGGACTCATTGGG TGTTTCACCATAGAGAAGCTGGGACGAAGGCCTCTCATGATCGGGGGCTTTGCCACAATGGGCATCTGCAGTGCTGGAATAACATTAGCCCTAATTTTACag ACTCACCTGTCCTTCATGCGCTACatcagtgtctgctgtgtggtCGGCATCATCGCTGGCTTCTGTATCGGTCCAG CCGGTGTTCCCTTCCTGATCACAGCAGAGCTGTTTAAACAGTCCCATCGCCCAGCAGCCTACATTGTAGGAGGATCACTCAACTGGCTGTCCAACTTCACTGTAGGCTTCGTCTTCCCCTTCTTACAG ATGTCAGCGGGGTCTTACTGCTACTTGGTATTTGGTGCCATTTGTCTGTCAGTGGCAATGTATGTCTATATTGTGATCCCGGAGACCAAAAACAAGACGTTCATGGAGATCAGCCGGATGTTCTCGAAAAAGGAGGCAGTCCTGGAGACCCAGGGCCTGATCCATGGGGAccagctgaagctgaagaagaTGAACGGCTATGGTGGTGTTGAACATGCTTCCCTGGAGTTCGACAGTTCTTCTTCTGTACCTTAA